A DNA window from Candidatus Protochlamydia naegleriophila contains the following coding sequences:
- a CDS encoding peptide chain release factor 3, with the protein MTPSDIQQLSEACQKRRTFAIISHPDAGKTTLTEKLLLYSGMIHTAGMVRGRKGRKAAASDWMAMEQERGISITASAMQFTYKDTIINVLDTPGHEDFSEDTYRTLTAADCAIMVIDASKGVERQTRKLFEVCRLRKIPVLTFINKMDMPGRDPLDLMHEVENVLQIHSTPFNWPIGAGKDFCGVVDCATRECLFFSKISAGGAQKAGIARLPLEDEGVKKRLGEEQYQQLLQELELLEMAGNPFCQNDFLAGDVTPVFFASALTNFGIEPFFDAFIHLAPSPHIRFANSDKGEDVEIDPIQTPFSAYVFKLQANMDKRHRDSMAFLRICSGRFDRDLVVKHHRLGREVRLSRPHGMVAGERTTLDIAYAGDVIGVINPGVFAIGDTISLTGGFNFKPLPQFQPEIFARVQPKDVGKRKSFDKGVLQLTDEGAIQLLRPFDLSGDLIFAAVGQLQFEVMQYRLKDEYGVETLVSPLPYQCSAWLLGNKDTFKKTTTAIIVQDRFDRPMVLFSEQWEKQYAIKQNPDHQLVDILS; encoded by the coding sequence ATGACACCAAGTGATATACAGCAATTATCAGAAGCCTGCCAGAAAAGGCGTACCTTTGCAATTATCAGCCACCCTGACGCCGGTAAAACCACTTTAACTGAAAAACTGCTTCTCTATTCTGGAATGATTCATACAGCCGGAATGGTGAGAGGCCGTAAGGGACGCAAGGCGGCTGCGTCGGATTGGATGGCCATGGAACAAGAAAGAGGGATTTCCATCACGGCATCTGCCATGCAGTTTACCTATAAAGATACTATTATCAACGTGCTCGATACCCCTGGCCACGAAGACTTTTCAGAAGATACTTACCGTACATTGACAGCCGCCGATTGCGCTATCATGGTTATTGATGCCTCAAAAGGCGTTGAAAGGCAAACGCGCAAGCTTTTTGAAGTGTGCCGTCTGCGCAAAATCCCAGTCTTAACCTTCATCAATAAAATGGATATGCCAGGTCGCGATCCTCTTGACCTGATGCATGAGGTTGAAAATGTTTTACAAATCCATTCCACCCCCTTTAACTGGCCCATCGGGGCTGGTAAGGACTTCTGCGGAGTCGTTGACTGCGCAACACGTGAATGTTTATTTTTCTCTAAAATTTCTGCTGGGGGAGCCCAAAAAGCAGGCATTGCCCGGCTTCCTTTAGAAGATGAAGGAGTAAAAAAACGCTTAGGAGAAGAACAGTACCAACAGCTCTTGCAAGAATTAGAACTGCTTGAAATGGCCGGCAATCCTTTTTGCCAAAACGACTTCCTGGCAGGCGATGTCACACCTGTCTTTTTCGCTTCCGCCTTGACAAACTTCGGTATTGAGCCCTTCTTCGATGCCTTTATCCATTTAGCACCCTCTCCTCACATAAGATTCGCCAACAGCGATAAAGGCGAAGATGTAGAAATCGACCCCATTCAAACACCGTTTAGCGCCTACGTTTTCAAATTGCAAGCCAATATGGATAAGCGACATCGCGACAGCATGGCATTCTTGCGGATTTGCTCCGGACGCTTCGATCGTGATTTAGTCGTCAAGCACCATCGCTTAGGTAGAGAAGTCCGCTTATCACGACCCCACGGAATGGTGGCAGGTGAGAGAACGACGCTCGACATCGCTTACGCGGGTGATGTGATTGGAGTGATCAATCCCGGCGTTTTTGCCATTGGAGATACCATCTCTTTAACTGGCGGCTTCAACTTCAAACCGCTCCCTCAATTTCAGCCTGAAATTTTTGCACGTGTACAACCGAAAGATGTGGGCAAAAGAAAGTCTTTCGATAAAGGCGTCTTACAGCTAACAGACGAAGGAGCCATTCAATTGCTTAGGCCCTTTGACCTTAGCGGAGACTTAATTTTTGCCGCTGTTGGTCAGCTTCAATTCGAAGTCATGCAGTATAGATTAAAAGATGAGTATGGCGTAGAAACACTTGTCAGCCCCCTCCCCTATCAATGCAGCGCTTGGCTACTTGGCAATAAAGATACATTCAAAAAAACGACGACAGCCATCATCGTTCAGGACCGCTTTGACCGCCCCATGGTCTTATTTAGCGAGCAATGGGAAAAGCAGTATGCTATCAAGCAAAATCCGGACCACCAACTCGTTGACATTCTTTCTTAA
- a CDS encoding ABC-F family ATP-binding cassette domain-containing protein, whose amino-acid sequence MTLLLSCQGLTKSFSSRLLFKDMALGIFRGDKIGLIGPNGSGKSTLLKILAGIEPSDEGTVARNRSLRVGYIPQETIFPALSLQDIVSNALADDHHLSAEERETQAIITLSKLGFTEFTTLAPSLSGGWKKRLALAVELVKSPDVLLLDEPTNHLDLEGVIWLEKFLKTAPFAYIVISHDRYFLEHITTRMIELNKSYPKGLFSVEGSYSSFLEKRDEFLSGQVQQERSLASKVRREVEWLKQNPKARTTKSQSRIQEAERLIGELDDIKTRNKDTKTQIDFSSTKRDTQKLLVATNLTKSMGERQLFAGVDLTLSPGTRLGIVGLNGSGKTTLLRLLMGELSPDKGTVKYADGIKIVYFDQHRAQLPDDTTLRRGLAPEGDTVYYRGQPIHVNSWCRRFLFSPDRLDLPFGQLSGGEKARVHLARLMLKPADILLLDEPTNDLDIPTLEILEESLSDFPGAIVLISHDRYLLDQISNVILGLGTESDATLFADYRQWEYHQARLEQAPSKEKEEKKESSTSRPAESRSKKMSYSEKREWEQIEGKILQLEEEIKKLEVLIHDPVVASQADKLQQACEELDQKHTTLDSLYQRWEELESKNAS is encoded by the coding sequence ATGACATTACTCTTAAGCTGCCAAGGGCTCACCAAATCATTCAGCTCACGCCTGTTATTTAAAGACATGGCTTTGGGAATTTTTCGCGGTGATAAAATTGGATTAATTGGGCCAAATGGATCGGGCAAGTCAACGCTATTAAAAATCCTAGCAGGCATAGAACCGTCCGATGAAGGAACTGTTGCACGTAACCGATCGTTGCGGGTCGGATACATTCCTCAAGAAACCATTTTTCCAGCGCTTTCATTACAGGACATTGTGAGCAATGCCTTAGCCGACGATCATCATTTAAGCGCCGAGGAAAGAGAAACTCAAGCCATTATCACCCTCAGTAAACTAGGCTTTACAGAATTTACAACTCTCGCCCCTTCTCTTTCAGGGGGATGGAAAAAGCGATTGGCTTTGGCCGTCGAACTTGTTAAATCGCCCGACGTCCTTCTGCTCGATGAACCTACTAACCACTTAGATTTAGAAGGGGTCATTTGGCTCGAAAAGTTTCTTAAAACAGCTCCTTTTGCTTATATCGTGATTAGCCACGACCGCTATTTTCTCGAACACATCACGACCCGCATGATCGAGCTCAACAAGAGCTATCCCAAAGGGCTATTTAGCGTTGAAGGCTCCTACAGTTCCTTCCTAGAGAAAAGGGATGAATTTTTAAGCGGCCAGGTCCAGCAAGAGCGCTCTTTAGCTTCTAAAGTTAGGCGGGAAGTGGAATGGCTGAAGCAAAATCCTAAAGCACGTACAACAAAGTCTCAGTCGCGCATCCAAGAGGCAGAGCGGCTGATTGGAGAACTGGACGACATCAAAACTCGCAATAAAGACACAAAAACGCAAATCGACTTTTCCTCGACCAAACGCGACACTCAAAAATTACTAGTTGCAACCAATCTTACCAAATCCATGGGAGAGCGCCAGCTTTTTGCTGGAGTCGACCTAACTCTTTCTCCTGGCACAAGACTTGGGATTGTTGGATTGAACGGCAGCGGCAAAACAACTTTGCTCCGTTTATTGATGGGAGAGCTCTCACCGGACAAAGGGACGGTTAAATATGCGGATGGAATCAAAATTGTTTATTTTGACCAGCACCGTGCCCAGCTCCCAGACGATACAACTTTAAGGCGTGGATTGGCTCCTGAAGGCGACACCGTATATTATCGTGGTCAGCCCATCCACGTCAATTCGTGGTGCAGACGCTTTCTATTCAGTCCAGACCGTCTGGACCTTCCTTTCGGACAGTTATCAGGAGGAGAAAAGGCTCGGGTCCATTTAGCGCGCCTCATGCTTAAGCCTGCCGATATTTTATTACTCGATGAGCCGACCAACGACCTAGACATTCCAACCCTTGAAATTCTTGAAGAAAGCTTAAGCGACTTTCCAGGGGCCATCGTGCTCATTTCGCACGATCGCTATTTGCTAGATCAAATCTCCAACGTGATTCTAGGACTTGGAACAGAAAGCGATGCAACCCTTTTTGCCGATTACCGTCAATGGGAGTACCACCAAGCGCGGCTCGAACAAGCCCCCTCTAAAGAAAAAGAAGAAAAAAAAGAGAGTTCAACTAGCCGTCCAGCGGAGAGCCGCTCCAAAAAAATGAGCTATTCAGAAAAAAGAGAGTGGGAACAGATCGAAGGAAAAATCTTGCAGCTCGAAGAGGAAATCAAAAAACTCGAAGTCCTCATACACGACCCCGTAGTGGCAAGCCAGGCTGACAAACTTCAACAAGCCTGTGAAGAACTCGATCAAAAGCACACGACTTTAGATTCTCTCTACCAGCGGTGGGAAGAATTGGAATCCAAGAACGCTTCCTAA
- a CDS encoding pirin family protein produces MTGEIRRASQRGYFDYGWLKTFHTFSFGEYHDPDKMGFRSLRVINENWLNPAVGFPVKIHQDMEIFSIILEGGVSHQDSLGNGSIMRAGHIQLMSAGRGLEHSEFNASDRDSAHFYQFWITPSQKKLKPSYQSKFLDPATRQNQWCLILSKDGREGSLQINQDVSVYLSNLSPGVELKMELEPNRYGWLQVMEGKIVWDGKELEDGDGAAISRSEMLQLKALKTSRIIFFDLD; encoded by the coding sequence ATGACTGGCGAAATTCGGCGCGCGTCGCAAAGAGGCTATTTTGATTATGGGTGGTTAAAAACGTTTCACACCTTTTCATTTGGCGAGTATCATGACCCAGATAAAATGGGATTTCGCTCCCTTCGCGTCATTAATGAGAATTGGCTGAATCCAGCCGTCGGCTTTCCTGTAAAAATTCATCAGGATATGGAAATATTTTCGATTATCTTGGAAGGCGGCGTGTCTCATCAGGATAGCTTAGGGAATGGCTCAATTATGCGAGCGGGCCATATTCAACTTATGTCTGCCGGTCGAGGCTTAGAACATAGCGAATTTAATGCGTCTGATAGAGACAGCGCCCATTTCTATCAATTCTGGATCACTCCCTCTCAGAAAAAGCTAAAGCCAAGTTATCAGTCGAAATTCTTAGATCCTGCCACAAGGCAGAACCAATGGTGTTTGATTCTGTCTAAAGATGGGCGAGAGGGGTCATTGCAGATCAACCAGGATGTTTCAGTCTATCTATCCAATTTAAGCCCAGGCGTGGAATTGAAGATGGAACTTGAACCTAATCGCTATGGTTGGCTGCAAGTCATGGAAGGGAAGATTGTGTGGGACGGAAAAGAACTGGAAGATGGAGATGGAGCAGCGATTAGCCGTTCAGAAATGCTCCAATTAAAGGCCTTGAAGACAAGCAGAATCATATTCTTTGATCTGGATTAG
- a CDS encoding FAD-dependent oxidoreductase yields MSIDKNKSISIWMEEELPSFASLNHSLATDVCIVGAGIAGLTCAYLLCKEGLAVTVLESGLIGSGETSHTTGHLAWLLDDRFYELERLLGLEGAYLAAQSHLEAIKTVKKIIEEENIECDFKELDAYLFRAPEDPPCILTKEFATLQKLNMPVERLEQAPFPHFDTGPCLRCPHQAQFHVMKYLLGLIKAIERMGGKIFSHTTVTQVIDGSICRIITEENHEISARQVIVATNTPINDRFFIHTKQASYRTYVIAARIPKGSIPRALYYDTLDPYHYIRLYSHPSDEESDWIIIGGEDHKTGQEEHPSEKYLILENWAKERFPNMSKVEFYWSGQIIETIDGLAFIGRNPHDDNVYIATGDSGNGLTHSTIAGLLLTDLIMKRKNPWAHLYDPSRKTLSAFTEFTKENLNVAAQYGEWLMPGEIDRLNQLHSGEGAIIRKGLKKYAIYRDSEGGLHCYSAVCPHLGCFVKWNQSEKSWDCPCHGSRFATDGHVLNGPAISPLKPAQDALKNID; encoded by the coding sequence ATGTCCATAGATAAAAACAAAAGCATTTCAATATGGATGGAAGAAGAGCTCCCCTCCTTCGCTTCGCTCAATCATTCACTTGCAACAGACGTCTGCATCGTCGGAGCAGGCATTGCCGGGCTCACTTGCGCTTATTTACTCTGCAAAGAAGGGCTGGCTGTCACCGTTTTAGAAAGTGGTTTAATAGGCTCGGGAGAAACTTCCCACACTACCGGTCACTTGGCTTGGCTTTTAGATGATCGCTTTTACGAGCTTGAACGTCTATTAGGGCTAGAGGGCGCTTATTTAGCTGCTCAGAGCCATTTAGAGGCCATCAAAACAGTTAAAAAAATCATCGAAGAAGAAAACATCGAATGTGATTTTAAAGAACTCGATGCCTATTTGTTTCGGGCTCCAGAGGATCCTCCCTGCATTCTAACTAAAGAATTTGCCACCCTGCAGAAATTGAATATGCCGGTTGAGCGCCTTGAGCAGGCGCCCTTTCCCCACTTCGACACAGGCCCCTGCTTGCGCTGTCCTCATCAAGCCCAATTCCACGTTATGAAATATTTATTGGGTTTGATTAAAGCGATCGAACGAATGGGAGGGAAAATCTTTTCCCATACGACTGTTACGCAAGTAATCGATGGATCTATTTGCCGCATCATTACCGAAGAAAACCATGAAATTTCTGCCAGACAAGTCATTGTCGCAACTAATACACCCATCAATGATCGCTTTTTTATTCATACTAAACAAGCTTCCTATCGAACCTACGTCATAGCAGCACGCATTCCAAAAGGATCTATTCCAAGGGCCTTGTACTATGACACTCTGGACCCCTATCACTATATCCGCTTGTATTCACATCCGAGCGACGAAGAAAGCGACTGGATTATCATCGGCGGAGAAGATCATAAAACAGGACAGGAAGAGCATCCCTCAGAAAAATATCTCATTCTCGAGAACTGGGCAAAAGAGCGCTTCCCGAATATGAGCAAGGTTGAATTTTACTGGTCAGGCCAAATTATTGAAACAATAGATGGCTTAGCATTCATTGGACGCAATCCTCACGACGACAATGTCTACATTGCAACTGGGGACTCTGGCAATGGCTTAACACATAGTACCATTGCTGGATTGCTCTTAACCGATTTAATCATGAAAAGAAAAAATCCCTGGGCTCATCTCTATGACCCATCACGCAAAACACTGTCTGCTTTTACAGAATTCACAAAGGAAAACCTAAACGTTGCAGCTCAATACGGCGAGTGGCTAATGCCTGGTGAAATCGACCGTTTAAACCAACTCCACTCCGGCGAAGGAGCGATTATTAGAAAGGGATTAAAAAAATATGCCATTTACCGCGATTCAGAAGGAGGCTTGCATTGCTATTCTGCCGTCTGCCCTCACTTGGGCTGCTTTGTCAAATGGAATCAAAGCGAAAAGAGCTGGGATTGCCCCTGCCATGGCTCTCGCTTTGCAACAGATGGTCATGTTCTAAATGGACCAGCAATTAGCCCTTTAAAACCGGCTCAAGACGCTTTAAAAAATATTGATTGA